One region of Culex pipiens pallens isolate TS chromosome 2, TS_CPP_V2, whole genome shotgun sequence genomic DNA includes:
- the LOC120428257 gene encoding carnitine O-palmitoyltransferase 2, mitochondrial, which yields MLRVPRSSLGLTFCRGKATRPTSGDDYQYMQRTRIPMLHFQPSLPRLPIPALEKTCERYLAAQQPLLIEEAFRKTKDNVDRFLTTTGPQLQQLLKAKDAKNKHTSYISEPWFDMYLRDRVPLPINYNPLLMMNPDARPAYNDQLVRTTNLVVSSLRFMKSLRAQQLEPEVFHLNPAKSDTHTFRTVASMTPSFISTYVAYAFKAFPLDMSQYQGLFGATRIPETDKDRIYRNEDSRHLVVLRNGNFYSVDVLDEAGNIESPETLLARFQHVLSDNRPPAENPLGLLTTENRDTWAKIRYHLSEIGNEKALRMVDSALFCLCLDDSSIDPERPIPMIRNFLFGEGNNRWFDKSFSLIVAKDGTAGINFEHSWGDGVAVLRYFNEIYKETTQNPFVHPGLQPKDSSKSEDVVKFIEFKVDDRIRDGVIAAQNHHNAIMDSLDMNYLKYDGINKNVCKQKRISPDSVMQLGFQLAFYKQHGKFVATYESCSTAAFRHGRTETMRPCTVATKEFCETIERKQNPASAAELRQLMDNCSAVHGQLTKDAAMGQGFDRHLFGLRHTAQSNDIALPCIFEDPAYAAINHNILSTSTLSSPALLAGGFGPVVKDGYGIGYNIQEGFLGSVVTSYKPDRDGVEFVQCLRAAYEDIAKVLNESKPTK from the exons ATGTTGCGTGTTCCAAGATCCTCGCTGGGCCTGACCTTTTGCCGTGGAAAGGCCACCCGTCCGACGTCCGGCGATGACTACCAGTACATGCAGCGTACGCGCATTCCGATGCTTCACTTCCAACCTTCCCTGCCGAGGCTTCCGATTCCGGCGTTGGAAAAAACCTGCGAGCGATACTTGGCCGCCCAGCAGCCACTGTTGATCGAAGAAGCGTTCCGCAAGACCAAGGACAACGTCGATCGTTTCCTCACCACGACCGGGCCTCAGCTGCAGCAGTTGCTCAAGGCGAAGGACGCCAAGAATAAGCACACCAGCTACATTTCGGAACCCTGGTTCGACATGTACCTGCGGGACCGTGTTCCGCTGCCCATCAACTACAATCCGCTGCTGATGATGAACCCGGACGCGAGGCCAGCCTACAACGATCAGCTGGTGCGAACCACCAACCTGGTCGTGAGTTCGCTCCGCTTCATGAAGAGTCTGCGCGCCCAACAGCTCGAACCGGAAGTGTTTCACCTTAATCCGGCCAAGAGCGACACGCACACGTTCCGCACGGTCGCCTCGATGACGCCGTCCTTCATCTCCACGTACGTGGCGTACGCGTTCAAGGCGTTTCCGCTGGACATGAGCCAGTACCAGGGACTGTTTGGAGCGACGCGCATTCCGGAAACGGACAAGGATCGGATCTACAGGAATGAGGACTCGCGCCACTTGGTGGTACTGAGAAATGGCAATTTCTACTCCGTTGACGTGCTGGATGAAGCAG GAAACATTGAATCTCCGGAGACACTGTTGGCACGCTTCCAGCACGTGTTGTCCGACAATCGACCTCCGGCGGAGAACCCGCTAGGGCTGCTTACAACCGAAAATCGTGACACGTGGGCCAAGATACGGTACCACTTGAGCGAAATTGGCAACGAAAAAGCGCTGCGTATGGTGGATTCGGCCCTGTTTTGTCTCTGCCTGGACGACAGCAGCATCGACCCGGAACGGCCAATCCCGATGATTCGAAACTTCCTGTTCGGCGAAGGCAACAACCGGTGGTTCGACAAGTCCTTCTCGCTGATCGTAGCCAAAGACGGAACTGCGGGCATCAACTTTGAGCATTCGTGGGGTGATGGAGTTGCGGTTCTGCGTTACTTCAACGAAATCTACAAGGAAACCACGCAGAACCCGTTTGTCCACCCGGGACTGCAGCCGAAAGATTCGAGCAAAAGCGAAGACGTGGTCAAGTTCATCGAGTTCAAAGTGGACGATCGGATTCGGGACGGAGTCATCGCCGCCCAAAATCATCACAACGCCATCATGGACTCGCTGGACATGAACTACCTCAAGTACGACGGAATCAACAAAAACGTATGCAAACAGAAACGCATCAGCCCGGACTCGGTGATGCAGCTCGGATTCCAGCTGGCGTTCTACAAACAGCACGGAAAGTTCGTGGCCACGTACGAGTCCTGCAGCACGGCAGCCTTCCGCCACGGCCGTACGGAAACCATGCGACCTTGCACGGTGGCCACCAAGGAGTTCTGCGAAACGATCGAACGCAAGCAGAACCCGGCGTCGGCCGCCGAACTGCGCCAGCTCATGGACAACTGTTCTGCGGTGCACGGTCAACTCACGAAGGATGCCGCCATGGGTCAGGGCTTCGACCGACACCTGTTTGGTCTTCGTCACACGGCCCAGTCCAACGACATCGCACTGCCTTGCATCTTTGAGGATCCGGCGTACGCCGCAATCAACCACAACATCCTTTCCACCAGTACGCTGTCGTCGCCTGCCCTGCTGGCCGGAGGATTTGGCCCCGTTGTCAAGGACGGATACGGCATCGGGTACAACATTCAGGAAGGGTTCCTGGGCAGCGTCGTCACGAGCTACAAGCCGGACCGCGACGGGGTCGAGTTTGTGCAGTGTTTGCGCGCGGCGTACGAGGACATTGCGAAGGTGCTGAACGAGTCGAAACCGACCAAGTAA